Proteins co-encoded in one Malus sylvestris chromosome 7, drMalSylv7.2, whole genome shotgun sequence genomic window:
- the LOC126628923 gene encoding protein SHORTAGE IN CHIASMATA 1-like isoform X1 — translation MRTRYLNIDYFTATPTQTPDSTTFLHLPIPHLPPSNLSTPFDGLQLPRFDSELEVSLQIEQLPIGDALSKFFSDVLPQKIVIDVADLEAGDSSPSSRSFGSGSRELQFSEQKAEDLKEEKRSEDQITFGSKTHEADFRKKDNGRRDAEKDAHPYEMLHFETPELDVFLENAYIYEKEGLLFLSEVPQAENNLEMLNCTLEFPWEVHGSVHTVEDFHSEYSMDQKAYMFEDDCSYKDQMHFYQNFPLLEVNEITLPTLTGLSVEDELSSVYENIDPQHWDKKDNLNGKELLGTKEYGILECLLDLRSDLGSLDITPEMDLLSMVEMPQMQGNITYQGTSMDACFQSRSLVVFEEFQILDLNSSQHFEVLISTLTANEPETCDWMFHGDINFNTLIVSHELALVDGTFKSLPVPVLSDHEKICSSYVVMEETLTNLQPLPLSASDRIYLDWHFLEKDKCNCQISFSHQKILEDTNSLSTCFDWDSYDDGKLVYDFAFSDDAVDEFNTEENKELQELPSDGIPMLAGHLGDTSGKLSGGAFPQKKIGEHIDKRGAERASSLFKSMSQFNDISFFLNPQKASTGGNSNCAVTTVANATSPKMYAQGEQSYSISAPVENMNDQQSEELSDIFPGQEKNDMRYKEGADEVEASSMPLPNLSVPPAVEAERFQQSMASFSEMVIVVNTQNLDKEMIVSRRSTYQKILAMEKEGVQVVERDSDLPVDIIISSAICLVWYDCKNIGKKATTIDEASSCLPLCIENIATNVLTLLSFTFSGCIMIFEGENSFLSTVMEYSDGLYAAAAGLGIDLQLFNSYSSELTDEIILSCMGHATKSKRFMYPRMPESESLAESFLTRFPSVNALTAHAILSSGGLLKEFLESSHETRMSVIQKYHVPDESITLFSTLCKYGEPADSKSIMTDCSSSVSSGPDSGRYNRKPVLERKKRKYNGSPDKYELQTNEFLHLEPLNQFSTNILNPSTASKLADSCMSKSPKIIDEFRKSRFSQNDLFDQEVGLDTDMMMNPFKVFEPYDSQISKGPQVLNDIKRSCSSLKDKLSGQKRGSDTPIMKNFDFYNKNSEVLHEDLKGEVIDLKGSPVLDEDFSFIGNPMKFSSQMPELEMDSTRKSKAARKLSFGLSSHRTFPTAAEINSTPTVWRSAENLRKISQVGANDYSDTDLEHDVFPLTNRNKPLEETFMKRAGGKSQGLHFHENDISPYGGMQGLHLYGNDISHYGGTPLSRALHSGSSQKNTPWTIEFLNRIKEKSRLRQQSLPGDLSGPSLGYPGNVSKITKRRSPSILDFYKYQGGNTPRKFPEKKKQKRPLQSSSSSKNETISAPALTEWTPIDKRARQTLSFATNDSGNQTKLVWSDGAHGVRKKFQMQT, via the exons ATGCGAACTCGCTACCTCAACATCGACTACTTCACCGCCACTCCAACCCAAACCCCGGACTCCACAACCTTCCTCCACCTTCCGATCCCTCACCTCCCTCCCTCCAATCTCTCCACCCCCTTCGACGGCCTCCAACTCCCCCGCTTCGACTCCGAACTCGAAGTCTCGCTCCAAATAGAGCAATTGCCAATCGGAGACGCTCTCTCCAAGTTCTTCTCCGATGTTCTTCCTCAGAAGATAGTTATCGATGTTGCGGACCTCGAGGCCGGCGATTCGTCTCCGAGTTCTAGAAGTTTCGGTTCCGGAAGCCGTGAGTTGCAGTTTTCGGAG CAGAAAGCCGAGGATCTCAAAGAAGAGAAGAGATCGGAGGATCAGATAACTTTTGGTTCCAAGACTCATGAGGCTGACTTTCGAAAA AAGGATAATGGCAGAAGAGATGCAGAGAAAGATGCACACCCATATGAAATGCTCCACTTTGAAACACCAGAGTTGGATGTATTCTTG GAAAATGCTTACATATATGAGAAAGAGGGGCTCCTGTTTCTTTCAGAAGTTCCACAGGCTGAGAATAATTTA GAAATGCTTAATTGTACGCTGGAGTTTCCTTGGGAAGTTCATGGGTCAGTTCATACAGTTGAAGACTTTCATTCGGAGTATTCCATGGATCAAAAGGCTTATATGTTTGAAGATGATTGTTCTTACAAGGACCAAATGCACTTCTATCAGAATTTCCCTCTATTAGAAGTAAATGAGATAACTCTGCCAACTTTGACAGGTTTGTCTGTAGAGGATGAACTTTCTTCTGTTTACGAAAATATTGATCCCCAGCATTGGGATAAAAAAGATAACCTGAATGGCAAGGAGCTTTTGGGTACAAAGGAATACGGGATCCTGGAGTGTCTTTTAGATCTTCGATCTGATCTCGGGTCCCTTGACATTACCCCTGAAATGGATTTATTAAGCATGGTGGAAATGCCACAGATGCAGGGAAACATCACATATCAAGGGACGTCCATGGATGCTTGTTTCCAGTCTCGAAGCCTGGTTGTTTTTGAAGAATTTCAGATTCTTGATTTGAACTCGTCTCAGCATTTTGAAGTCCTCATTAGTACCCTAACAGCAAATGAACCAGAAACCTGTGACTGGATGTTTCATGGAGACATAAACTTCAATACTTTGATTGTTAGTCATGAGCTAGCCCTTGTCGATGGCACATTCAAATCATTGCCTGTGCCTGTTCTCTCTGATCATGAAAAGATATGTTCTTCATATGTTGTTATGGAGGAAACACTAACTAACTTACAGCCGCTACCCCTATCTGCATCAGATAGGATTTACTTGGATTGGCATTTTCTCGAGAAAGATAAATGCAACTGTCAAATTTCTTTCTCCCATCAGAAAATCTTGGAGGATACAAATTCACTGAGCACGTGTTTTGATTGGGACTCCTATGATGATGGAAAGCTGGTGTATGATTTTGCTTTCTCCGATGATGCTGTAGATGAGTTTAATacagaagaaaacaaagaattaCAGGAGTTGCCCTCTGATGGCATTCCTATGCTTGCTGGTCATCTTGGAGATACTTCAGGCAAATTGTCAGGCGGCGCTTTTCCACAGAAAAAAATTGGAGAGCATATTGATAAAAGAGGCGCTGAGAGGGCTTCATCACTTTTCAAGTCTATGTCACAATTCAATGATATCAGCTTTTTCTTGAATCCCCAGAAGGCCTCTACAGGTGGAAATAGTAATTGTGCAGTTACCACAGTAGCTAATGCTACATCTCCAAAG ATGTATGCCCAGGGAGAGCAGTCCTATTCTATATCTGCTCCAGTTGAGAATATGAATGATCAGCAGTCAGAGGAACTCTCGGACATTTTTCCTGGTCAGGAAAAGAATGATATGAGATATAAAGAAGGTGCAGATGAAGTAGAAGCTAGCAGTATGCCCCTTCCTAATCTTTCTGTGCCACCTGCAGTGGAAGCTGAGCGTTTTCAGCAGAGCATGGCCTCTTTCTCTGAGATGGTCATTGTTGTAAACACTCAAAATCTTGATAAGGAAATGATAGTATCTAGAAGAAGTACCTACCAAAAAATTCTTGCAATGGAGAAAGAAGGGGTACAAGTAGTAGAACGTGATTCAGATTTACCTGTGGATATCATAATCAGTTCTGCAATTTGTTTAGTGTGGTATGACTGCAAAAACATTGGAAAGAAAGCAACCACTATTGATGAAGCTTCTTCATGCTTACCTTTGTGCATTGAGAATATTGCCACAAATGTTTTGACGTTGCTGAGTTTCACTTTCAGTGGCTGCATTATG ATCTTTGAGGGAGAAAACAGCTTCCTCTCCACTGTAATGGAGTACTCAGATGGACTTTATGCAGCAGCAGCGGGCCTGGGAATTGATTTGCAGCTTTTCAACTCATATTCATCTGAGTTGACTGATGAAATTATATTGAGCTGCATGGGACATGCCACAAAGTCGAAAAGGTTTATGTATCCTCGAATGCCTGAGTCGGAAAGTCTTGCAGAATCATTCCTTACCAGATTTCCTTCAGTAAATGCTTTGACAGCTCATGCAATATTGTCTTCAGGAGGCTTGCTCAAAGAGTTTCTTGAATCGTCCCATGAAACCAGGATGAGTGTAATCCAAAAATATCATGTTCCTGATGAAAGTATCACACTATTTAGTACTTTATGCAAATATGGTGAACCGGCAGATTCTAAATCAATTATGACAGACTGCTCCTCTTCAGTGTCTTCAGGTCCAGACTCGGGAAGATATAATCGGAAACCTGTTTTGGAAAGAAAGAAACGAAAATACAATGGTAGTCCTGACAAATATGAGTTACAAACGAATGAATTCTTGCACCTGGAGCCGTTGAACCAATTCAGTACCAACATCTTGAATCCTTCTACAGCTTCCAAGTTAGCTGATTCATGTATGTCAAAAAGCCCCAAAATAATTGATGAGTTCAGAAAGTCTAGGTTCTCTCAGAATGACTTGTTTGATCAAGAAGTGGGCTTAGATACGGATATGATGATGAATCCTTTTAAGGTTTTCGAGCCATATGATTCTCAAATCTCCAAAGGGCCTCAGGTATTAAATGATATAAAAAGGTCCTGTTCATCGTTGAAGGATAAGCTGTCAGGTCAGAAACGAGGATCAGATACGCCTATCATGAAGAATTTTGATTTCTATAACAAGAATTCTGAGGTTCTGCATGAGGACCTAAAAGGGGAAGTTATTGACCTAAAAGGCAGTCCTGTATTAGATGAGGACTTTTCTTTTATTGGCAACCCTATGAAATTCTCATCTCAGATGCCTGAGTTGGAAATGGATTCCACAAGGAAGTCTAAAGCTGCAAGAAAATTGTCATTTGGTTTAAGTAGTCACCGTACTTTCCCAACAGCTGCTGAAATCAACTCAACTCCAACTGTTTGGCGTTCTGCAGAAAACCTGAGAAAAATTTCGCAAGTTGGAGCCAACGATTACTCAGATACAGATCTCGAACATGATGTTTTCCCCTTAACAAACCGTAACAAGCCCTTAGAGGAGACTTTCATGAAGAGGGCCGGGGGGAAATCCCAAGGGCTACATTTCCATGAAAATGATATATCACCTTATGGAGGAATGCAAGGGCTACATCTCTACGGGAATGATATATCACATTATGGAGGAACACCACTCTCAAGAGCTCTCCATTCAGGCAGTTCACAGAAAAATACTCCCTGGACAATAGAGTTTCTGAACAGAATCAAGGAAAAGAGCAGGTTGCGTCAGCAGTCCCTTCCTGGTGACTTATCTGGCCCTAGTTTGGGTTATCCAGGGAATGTATCAAAGATTACCAAGAGAAGAAGTCCGTCTATTCTTGATTTTTACAAGTACCAAGGTGGCAACACTCCAAGAAagttcccagaaaaaaaaaagcagaagcGACCTTTACAATCATCAAGCTCATCGAAGAATGAAACAATTTCAGCTCCTGCTCTTACCGAGTGGACACCTATTGACAAAAGAGCAAGACAG ACACTATCTTTTGCAACAAATGATAGTGGAAACCAAACTAAGCTGGTGTGGAGTGATGGAGCTCATGGTGTCAGGAAAAAGTTTCAGATGCAAACATGA
- the LOC126628923 gene encoding protein SHORTAGE IN CHIASMATA 1-like isoform X4, whose amino-acid sequence MRTRYLNIDYFTATPTQTPDSTTFLHLPIPHLPPSNLSTPFDGLQLPRFDSELEVSLQIEQLPIGDALSKFFSDVLPQKIVIDVADLEAGDSSPSSRSFGSGSRELQFSEQKAEDLKEEKRSEDQITFGSKTHEADFRKKDNGRRDAEKDAHPYEMLHFETPELDVFLENAYIYEKEGLLFLSEVPQAENNLEMLNCTLEFPWEVHGSVHTVEDFHSEYSMDQKAYMFEDDCSYKDQMHFYQNFPLLEVNEITLPTLTGLSVEDELSSVYENIDPQHWDKKDNLNGKELLGTKEYGILECLLDLRSDLGSLDITPEMDLLSMVEMPQMQGNITYQGTSMDACFQSRSLVVFEEFQILDLNSSQHFEVLISTLTANEPETCDWMFHGDINFNTLIVSHELALVDGTFKSLPVPVLSDHEKICSSYVVMEETLTNLQPLPLSASDRIYLDWHFLEKDKCNCQISFSHQKILEDTNSLSTCFDWDSYDDGKLVYDFAFSDDAVDEFNTEENKELQELPSDGIPMLAGHLGDTSGKLSGGAFPQKKIGEHIDKRGAERASSLFKSMSQFNDISFFLNPQKASTGGNSNCAVTTVANATSPKMYAQGEQSYSISAPVENMNDQQSEELSDIFPGQEKNDMRYKEGADEVEASSMPLPNLSVPPAVEAERFQQSMASFSEMVIVVNTQNLDKEMIVSRRSTYQKILAMEKEGVQVVERDSDLPVDIIISSAICLVWYDCKNIGKKATTIDEASSCLPLCIENIATNVLTLLSFTFSGCIMIFEGENSFLSTVMEYSDGLYAAAAGLGIDLQLFNSYSSELTDEIILSCMGHATKSKRFMYPRMPESESLAESFLTRFPSVNALTAHAILSSGGLLKEFLESSHETRMSVIQKYHVPDESITLFSTLCKYGEPADSKSIMTDCSSSVSSGPDSGRYNRKPVLERKKRKYNGSPDKYELQTNEFLHLEPLNQFSTNILNPSTASKLADSCMSKSPKIIDEFRKSRFSQNDLFDQEVGLDTDMMMNPFKVFEPYDSQISKGPQVLNDIKRSCSSLKDKLSGQKRGSDTPIMKNFDFYNKNSEVLHEDLKGEVIDLKGSPVLDEDFSFIGNPMKFSSQMPELEMDSTRKSKAARKLSFGLSSHRTFPTAAEINSTPTVWRSAENLRKISQVGANDYSDTDLEHDVFPLTNRNKPLEETFMKRAGGKSQGLHFHENDISPYGGMQGLHLYGNDISHYGGTPLSRALHSGSSQKNTPWTIEFLNRIKEKSRLRQQSLPGDLSGPSLGYPGNVSKITKRRSPSILDFYKYQGGNTPRKFPEKKKQKRPLQSSSSSKNETISAPALTEWTPIDKRARQVCLVSLLAS is encoded by the exons ATGCGAACTCGCTACCTCAACATCGACTACTTCACCGCCACTCCAACCCAAACCCCGGACTCCACAACCTTCCTCCACCTTCCGATCCCTCACCTCCCTCCCTCCAATCTCTCCACCCCCTTCGACGGCCTCCAACTCCCCCGCTTCGACTCCGAACTCGAAGTCTCGCTCCAAATAGAGCAATTGCCAATCGGAGACGCTCTCTCCAAGTTCTTCTCCGATGTTCTTCCTCAGAAGATAGTTATCGATGTTGCGGACCTCGAGGCCGGCGATTCGTCTCCGAGTTCTAGAAGTTTCGGTTCCGGAAGCCGTGAGTTGCAGTTTTCGGAG CAGAAAGCCGAGGATCTCAAAGAAGAGAAGAGATCGGAGGATCAGATAACTTTTGGTTCCAAGACTCATGAGGCTGACTTTCGAAAA AAGGATAATGGCAGAAGAGATGCAGAGAAAGATGCACACCCATATGAAATGCTCCACTTTGAAACACCAGAGTTGGATGTATTCTTG GAAAATGCTTACATATATGAGAAAGAGGGGCTCCTGTTTCTTTCAGAAGTTCCACAGGCTGAGAATAATTTA GAAATGCTTAATTGTACGCTGGAGTTTCCTTGGGAAGTTCATGGGTCAGTTCATACAGTTGAAGACTTTCATTCGGAGTATTCCATGGATCAAAAGGCTTATATGTTTGAAGATGATTGTTCTTACAAGGACCAAATGCACTTCTATCAGAATTTCCCTCTATTAGAAGTAAATGAGATAACTCTGCCAACTTTGACAGGTTTGTCTGTAGAGGATGAACTTTCTTCTGTTTACGAAAATATTGATCCCCAGCATTGGGATAAAAAAGATAACCTGAATGGCAAGGAGCTTTTGGGTACAAAGGAATACGGGATCCTGGAGTGTCTTTTAGATCTTCGATCTGATCTCGGGTCCCTTGACATTACCCCTGAAATGGATTTATTAAGCATGGTGGAAATGCCACAGATGCAGGGAAACATCACATATCAAGGGACGTCCATGGATGCTTGTTTCCAGTCTCGAAGCCTGGTTGTTTTTGAAGAATTTCAGATTCTTGATTTGAACTCGTCTCAGCATTTTGAAGTCCTCATTAGTACCCTAACAGCAAATGAACCAGAAACCTGTGACTGGATGTTTCATGGAGACATAAACTTCAATACTTTGATTGTTAGTCATGAGCTAGCCCTTGTCGATGGCACATTCAAATCATTGCCTGTGCCTGTTCTCTCTGATCATGAAAAGATATGTTCTTCATATGTTGTTATGGAGGAAACACTAACTAACTTACAGCCGCTACCCCTATCTGCATCAGATAGGATTTACTTGGATTGGCATTTTCTCGAGAAAGATAAATGCAACTGTCAAATTTCTTTCTCCCATCAGAAAATCTTGGAGGATACAAATTCACTGAGCACGTGTTTTGATTGGGACTCCTATGATGATGGAAAGCTGGTGTATGATTTTGCTTTCTCCGATGATGCTGTAGATGAGTTTAATacagaagaaaacaaagaattaCAGGAGTTGCCCTCTGATGGCATTCCTATGCTTGCTGGTCATCTTGGAGATACTTCAGGCAAATTGTCAGGCGGCGCTTTTCCACAGAAAAAAATTGGAGAGCATATTGATAAAAGAGGCGCTGAGAGGGCTTCATCACTTTTCAAGTCTATGTCACAATTCAATGATATCAGCTTTTTCTTGAATCCCCAGAAGGCCTCTACAGGTGGAAATAGTAATTGTGCAGTTACCACAGTAGCTAATGCTACATCTCCAAAG ATGTATGCCCAGGGAGAGCAGTCCTATTCTATATCTGCTCCAGTTGAGAATATGAATGATCAGCAGTCAGAGGAACTCTCGGACATTTTTCCTGGTCAGGAAAAGAATGATATGAGATATAAAGAAGGTGCAGATGAAGTAGAAGCTAGCAGTATGCCCCTTCCTAATCTTTCTGTGCCACCTGCAGTGGAAGCTGAGCGTTTTCAGCAGAGCATGGCCTCTTTCTCTGAGATGGTCATTGTTGTAAACACTCAAAATCTTGATAAGGAAATGATAGTATCTAGAAGAAGTACCTACCAAAAAATTCTTGCAATGGAGAAAGAAGGGGTACAAGTAGTAGAACGTGATTCAGATTTACCTGTGGATATCATAATCAGTTCTGCAATTTGTTTAGTGTGGTATGACTGCAAAAACATTGGAAAGAAAGCAACCACTATTGATGAAGCTTCTTCATGCTTACCTTTGTGCATTGAGAATATTGCCACAAATGTTTTGACGTTGCTGAGTTTCACTTTCAGTGGCTGCATTATG ATCTTTGAGGGAGAAAACAGCTTCCTCTCCACTGTAATGGAGTACTCAGATGGACTTTATGCAGCAGCAGCGGGCCTGGGAATTGATTTGCAGCTTTTCAACTCATATTCATCTGAGTTGACTGATGAAATTATATTGAGCTGCATGGGACATGCCACAAAGTCGAAAAGGTTTATGTATCCTCGAATGCCTGAGTCGGAAAGTCTTGCAGAATCATTCCTTACCAGATTTCCTTCAGTAAATGCTTTGACAGCTCATGCAATATTGTCTTCAGGAGGCTTGCTCAAAGAGTTTCTTGAATCGTCCCATGAAACCAGGATGAGTGTAATCCAAAAATATCATGTTCCTGATGAAAGTATCACACTATTTAGTACTTTATGCAAATATGGTGAACCGGCAGATTCTAAATCAATTATGACAGACTGCTCCTCTTCAGTGTCTTCAGGTCCAGACTCGGGAAGATATAATCGGAAACCTGTTTTGGAAAGAAAGAAACGAAAATACAATGGTAGTCCTGACAAATATGAGTTACAAACGAATGAATTCTTGCACCTGGAGCCGTTGAACCAATTCAGTACCAACATCTTGAATCCTTCTACAGCTTCCAAGTTAGCTGATTCATGTATGTCAAAAAGCCCCAAAATAATTGATGAGTTCAGAAAGTCTAGGTTCTCTCAGAATGACTTGTTTGATCAAGAAGTGGGCTTAGATACGGATATGATGATGAATCCTTTTAAGGTTTTCGAGCCATATGATTCTCAAATCTCCAAAGGGCCTCAGGTATTAAATGATATAAAAAGGTCCTGTTCATCGTTGAAGGATAAGCTGTCAGGTCAGAAACGAGGATCAGATACGCCTATCATGAAGAATTTTGATTTCTATAACAAGAATTCTGAGGTTCTGCATGAGGACCTAAAAGGGGAAGTTATTGACCTAAAAGGCAGTCCTGTATTAGATGAGGACTTTTCTTTTATTGGCAACCCTATGAAATTCTCATCTCAGATGCCTGAGTTGGAAATGGATTCCACAAGGAAGTCTAAAGCTGCAAGAAAATTGTCATTTGGTTTAAGTAGTCACCGTACTTTCCCAACAGCTGCTGAAATCAACTCAACTCCAACTGTTTGGCGTTCTGCAGAAAACCTGAGAAAAATTTCGCAAGTTGGAGCCAACGATTACTCAGATACAGATCTCGAACATGATGTTTTCCCCTTAACAAACCGTAACAAGCCCTTAGAGGAGACTTTCATGAAGAGGGCCGGGGGGAAATCCCAAGGGCTACATTTCCATGAAAATGATATATCACCTTATGGAGGAATGCAAGGGCTACATCTCTACGGGAATGATATATCACATTATGGAGGAACACCACTCTCAAGAGCTCTCCATTCAGGCAGTTCACAGAAAAATACTCCCTGGACAATAGAGTTTCTGAACAGAATCAAGGAAAAGAGCAGGTTGCGTCAGCAGTCCCTTCCTGGTGACTTATCTGGCCCTAGTTTGGGTTATCCAGGGAATGTATCAAAGATTACCAAGAGAAGAAGTCCGTCTATTCTTGATTTTTACAAGTACCAAGGTGGCAACACTCCAAGAAagttcccagaaaaaaaaaagcagaagcGACCTTTACAATCATCAAGCTCATCGAAGAATGAAACAATTTCAGCTCCTGCTCTTACCGAGTGGACACCTATTGACAAAAGAGCAAGACAGGTTTGTCTTGTATCTCTTTTGGCATCTTGA